In one window of Miscanthus floridulus cultivar M001 chromosome 12, ASM1932011v1, whole genome shotgun sequence DNA:
- the LOC136497913 gene encoding probable aspartyl protease At4g16563: MRLLCCLAALLVLALQHQCHGLLLLPLTNTLLSSLRGANDSATPVHHVLRSSSLRSAARHGRHCARRSPQPPPLPAPGPRRHRQLSLALSPGSDYTLSLSVGPASAEAPVSLFLDTGSDLVWFPCAPFTCMLCEGEPTPGGHSSPLPPPPDSRRVPCASPLCSAAHASAPPSDLCAAAGCPLEDIETGSCGASSHACPPLYYAYGDGSLVAHLRRGRVGLGLGAPASVAVDNFTFACAHTALGEPVGVAGFGRGPLSLPGQLSPQLSGRFSYCLVSHSFRADRLIRPSPLILGRSPDAAAAAETGGFVYTPLLHNPKHPYFYSVALEAVSVGATRIPARPELARVDRAGNGGMVVDSGTTFTMLPNETYARVAEAFARAMAAAGFARAERAEEQTGLTPCYHYAASDRGVPALALHFRGNATVALPRRNYFMGFKSEEAAGAERKDDVGCLMLMNGGDASGEEGGDGPAGTLGNFQQQGFEVVYDVDAGRVGFARRRCTDLWDSLSRR, from the coding sequence ATGCGCCTCCTCTGCTGCCTGGCCGCTCTCCTCGTCCTCGCTCTCCAACACCAATGCCACGGCCTACTACTCCTCCCGCTCACCAACACGCTGCTCTCCTCGCTTCGCGGTGCCAATGACAGCGCCACGCCCGTGCACCACGTCCTCCGCTCCTCGTCGCTCCGCTCGGCCGCGCGCCACGGCCGGCACTGCGCGCGCAGGAGCCCGCAACCGCCACCGCTTCCCGCTCCCGGTCCCAGACGCCACCGCCAGCTCTCGCTCGCGCTCTCCCCGGGCAGCGACTACACGCTGTCCCTGTCCGTGGGGCCGGCGTCCGCCGAGGCGCCGGTGTCGCTCTTCCTCGACACCGGCAGCGACCTCGTGTGGTTCCCCTGCGCCCCCTTCACCTGCATGCTCTGCGAGGGCGAGCCCACGCCGGGCGGCCACTCGagcccgctgccgccgccgccggactcCCGCCGCGTCCCCTGCGCGTCGCCGCTCTGCTCCGCGGCGCACGCCTCGGCGCCGCCGTCGGACCTCTGCGCCGCGGCGGGGTGCCCGCTGGAGGACATCGAGACGGGCTCGTGCGGCGCGTCGTCCCACGCGTGCCCGCCGCTGTACTACGCGTACGGGGACGGCAGCCTCGTGGCGCACCTGAGGCGCGGCCGCGTCGGGCTGGGCCTGGGCGCGCCCGCGTCCGTGGCCGTCGACAACTTCACCTTCGCGTGCGCGCACACGGCCCTGGGTGAGCCTGTTGGAGTGGCGGGGTTCGGCCGCGGCCCGCTCTCGCTGCCGGGCCAGCTCTCTCCGCAGCTCTCCGGCAGGTTCTCGTACTGCCTCGTGTCCCACTCCTTCCGCGCCGACCGGCTCATCCGGCCTAGCCCCCTCATCCTGGGCCGCAGCCCagacgctgccgctgccgccgagaCGGGCGGCTTCGTGTACACGCCGCTGCTCCACAACCCGAAGCACCCGTACTTCTACTCGGTGGCGCTGGAGGCTGTCTCGGTCGGCGCGACGAGGATCCCGGCCCGGCCGGAGCTCGCGCGCGTGGACCGCGCCGGGAACGGCGGGATGGTGGTGGACTCGGGAACCACCTTCACCATGCTGCCCAACGAGACGTACGCGCGGGTGGCCGAGGCGTTCGCCCGCGCGATGGCCGCGGCGGGGTTCGCGCGCGCCGAGCGCGCGGAGGAACAGACGGGGCTCACGCCCTGCTACCACTACGCCGCGTCGGACCGCGGCGTGCCGGCGCTGGCGCTGCACTTCCGGGGCAATGCCACGGTGGCGCTGCCCCGGAGGAACTACTTCATGGGGTTCAAGAGCGAGGAGGCGGCAGGGGCGGAGAGGAAGGACGACGTGGGGTGCCTCATGCTGATGAACGGCGGGGACGCGTCCGGTGAGGAGGGTGGTGATGGGCCCGCCGGCACGCTGGGCAACTTCCAGCAGCAGGGGTTCGAGGTGGTATACGACGTCGACGCCGGCCGCGTCGGGTTCGCACGCCGCCGGTGCACGGACCTGTGGGACTCGCTGTCTCGCCGGTGA